TATcgtcttctctccttcctcccctccaggAAAGCTCCGTGGCTTCCTCCATTCTGGGGACTTGGTGATCGTGGTGACAGGCTGGCGACCAGGCTCCGGCTATACCAACATCATGCGGGTGCTGAGTGTAACTTGAGGTGCCCCTCCTCCTCTGACTAAGCCAGCCCTGGACCCATCCCTCTCCACTCCCTCCTGCAGCCCCACATCCAAGTCTTCTCTACTCCCAGTCCTCCCTACCCCAGGCCACATCTGCCATCCAGCTCCTTTCCAGGGCACCCCCTCCCTTTCCCTATTTCACGCAGGCCTGGGTAGTATGTATCCAATTAAGCACCGGCCATCCAACAGCACCGATGGTACATTCCCTGCATCTAATGCTCTCAACTGCTCCCTAAGATGCTCTGAGCCTTTAATCCCAGCTCAAATGCTTAATTCTATTCCCCCAGGTTTCCCATAgctgaggggggaggggaggggagcagggtaATCATGGCCACAGTCTCCATAAAATCTCCTCTTAAAAATCATCTCCCAAGGAGACTGTCACCTCTTTCTTCATTGTGACCGGAAGCTAGGGGAGATGGAAGCTGGGGAGCACTGGAGCCAGGCGGGCACACCTCATTAGTGTCTCACCCCACCTCGAGGCTTACAGGCCACTCCCCATTTGCTCTCACATCCATCTCATGCTTTACTGGGTCAGGTGTTGGGTCTCCTCCTGCGCCCTGAAATGCCCACTTTGTTCCCACACACAAACCAGGAGCCAAAACAAgtgtctctattttctttttaaacccagATGTTTGGAAGCCATATAAAACTTCTCCCATACACGCAGAACCCCAGAACTCCCCGCCTAGGAGAAAAGGAGTGTTAGGGTCCTGGCCCTACATTCTTTGATGCTGGAGAGTAGCTGTGGGGACAGAGGGGTGGGCTACAGGATTCTCTTGTCCCTGAGAAGGCAGAGGTACTGGCTAGCCTGCCCTTCCCTAGGCTTGGATACCTCGGGCCCTCCCCTTGCTCCTGCACCAACAGCAACCtcaacaggaaaggaaaagaactaaaaataagaaCAGTCCTTCTCCCCGTCTCAGGTGGCCCTTCCTGGTCCCACCTAGATAGGGAGGGTGTTCAAGTATTGCTGCTGATGGGAGTTGCACAGGACCACAAGAGCTGGAATGGAGGGCCCTGCCCGTTCCTTTTTCCCTCctaggaggggagggcagggatggATAAAGGAATGGGTAAATAAAGTGagttgataaaaaataaaattagcaaatgaaggaataaactattaaatgaataattaagggagggaggaaagaaaaaaaatgccatctAGGGATTCAGCCACTTGCCCCTAGCTGGGGGGACCTAGCCTGGCACACTAAAGAAGGGGTGTCAGCAATCCCATAGCTTCAGGGGGCCGTCACCCGGACAAGGGCTCAGAAGGAGGAGGCTCCCAGTTTACAGAAAGGTAGTGCtaccacagagacagaaagcacagggaactcggcaGGAGATGGGTTCCCACTCAGGATATAGACGGGGAGGGTCCACGCATGGCAGTAGAGCTGGGTGCCCACGCCAGGGGCCTGAGACATTTGCTGACAGCCATGAGGGCACGGGTAGTTGGCAGTGCCCAGCTACGCTAGCCGGACAGGAAGATTAACCATGCCAGGCAGAACCTGAAAGGTCATggacaggaaaacagaaacatcTAGTTACTTGGCAGTGATGGTGATGGCAGGTACTTGTGCTTAGTAAGATGGGCTCATGGGCTTGGGCCTGCACCTGGGAGGACCGTGGCTATGGGAATACCCTCCTCAGAGGACTTGGAGTCGCTTCTACTTGGCAGTGGAGACATACAGCGCCTGGCATAGTGCCTTGAACATGGTAGGCGCTAAGAACCTTTGATGAATGGGTGAATGGATTAGGATGGGTGTTACGCTACAGGGTGCCTGAGCTGAGGACAGAGACCATCTTCTTGGTACTAAGGGGAGATAGTCCCATAGGGCAGTGTTTCAGGTCCCCTCGGTATCCCCAAGAGGTGTCTGCCCTCAGGCGTATGCTACTGCACCCAAGAGCTTACCTAAAGGTTTCACATGTTGGCAGATAGCTGGGGGCCCCGGGGAGTAGCTGGCTCAGGCACTGGTGGCCTGGGGAGCTGGGCTGTCCCTGGAGGCTTGGTCAGGAGCCCTGAAGGGGGCAGGCGTTCACTTCCTGAGCCCTTACGCCCAGGAGAGCCATCACCTGCTGCCCTCTGAGGCAGAGAAGGTTGGGAAGCTGAGAGCGGGCGGCCCCGAGGTCCTAGTCGCCGTCCACCCCCTCCTGGGGGAGGCCCCAGCAGTGACACCTGTGAGCGCCCAGCCCGGGATAGGCTGGCATGGAGGGTTCGGGCAGGCGGGGCCGGCAGGCGGGAGGTGGATGCCCAAGGCCCCCGGGCTAGAGGCCCAGCTCGGACAGGCACCAGGGGGGACGCTGGGGAGCCTGCTCCTGCTGATCTTCGAGCAGAGCGAGCAAGGAGGGTGACTGGAGAGTCGGGCGAGAGGGGAAGAGGGCCCCGCTGGTGCGTCAAGGCAATGGCCACATTGGAGGTCACGGCGGCTGCTTGCAGGGGTGCGTGCACTAGTGGCTCCCACAGCACCGGCTTTCCACTGAGCCGAGCTCCTGTGCTGGGCGCCAGGCCCTGAACACCCCGAGCCATATCCCTGTCGTGTTGTACCAAGTGCTGCTCCATGATGCCCCCACTGCTGCCCGGACTTGGCTCAGAGCGCTTCCGCTGCAGTATGGAATTCTTCTTGCCTAGAAATTACCCCAGGGGGAAGGAGTTAAGGATAGGGTAGGAATTCAAGATGAAGGTTGGATATCAAAAGTATGAGGGTAACAAGATGGAGTCAAGGGACACCAGCGGGGTGAAGGTAGGGGATGGGGATCAAGTGTGTGGAGATGGAGTTGGGAGATGAGGATTGGAGGAAGAGGGTTAGGGGATGAGAGTATGTATCAGAGATGGTGAGGATCAGGGACTGGTACTCAAGGAAGGAGGACTCAATGCTTGGGAACTTGGGGCGGTATCTCCAGGGTTCAGAGATGCTGAGTTATAGGGACAGTGAGCCAGTTGAAAGCCCCACTGGGAGGCATCTGCTGGGACTCGGGTCCCCTGGGGTGTGCTAAGGCACTGGAGCCTGGGCCCTGGGATCCTGGGGACTCTTTGCTGTGGACAAGGGTGAGGGCACGGCCTGGACCTCACCGATACGGCGCAGCCGATCCATGGCCACTGTCTCGAAGGCCCGGCGCATCATCGGGAACTCCTCCAGCACGGCGTTGAAGTGGTCCACGCTGAGTGAGTACAAGCGGCAGTAGGTGTCAGCGCGCACGCTGGCTGTGCGGCGGCCCCGAGTCAGCAGGCAGATCTCTGACCAAGTTGGGAGGAGGCCTTCAGGATCACTGCAGCACTCCCTCGCCCTGGGCCTGCAGCAGCTGACCCAGATTCCTCAGGCTCCTCCCTAGATGGGAGCAACTAATGACTACCCACCCACCCAGAGGCCCTGAGTGCTCCAAGCACTCTCGCTCTCCCGCATAATTGCTGTCCTTCTGCCTCTGTCCAAATTAAAGCTGATAAACAGGCAGGTCTTGCTGCAGTCCTAGTTATTCCACTTCACTTTAATTCCCACCCCAACTCCATGGCTTTAGCCCAAGACGTAGCCCTAGGGCagtccctttcttccctccccttcGAAAGAACACCAAGACAACCCAAAAGGAGAAAAGCAGTGCCAAAGGGCAAAGGGCAACACAGTGGGGATGTTGGAAGGTGGTGGGTGATTTGGGGACTGAGAGACTATGAGTCTCAAACCCTTTTGGGTGATTTGGGGATAAAACCTGTTTTGGCAGCAGCCAGGAGAACTGTGCGACTGCCACGGGCTGGGTCCCTGATTCTCCCACCAAGGCATTCCCCCAGGGAGCCACAAAGCTCCAGGCCCTGGGATAGCACTGCTTTATTCCCATCTTTCCCTCATCTTGTGGCATCCCTGGGTCTCACCAGCCAAGAGATTTTCAACCTGGCCGTGCCCTGGAATCTCTTAGGAAGCCTTTAAAATTACAGAACTCTAAACCCCAGACCCAGAGATTCTAACTGAatgggcctggggaggggctggaacTCTGTGGTGCTGGAGCACAGCCAGGTGAAGACCCAGACTCAGGGGAGCAGCTGCCCTCCTTTCTCTGCCCCagaccccccacccacccaccctgagGCCTGCTGACCCCCAAAGTAGGATCCGTCAGTGAGGCGGGTGTCCCGGGCGCCACGTGCCAGCACACTGAGCAGCCCATGCTGGATGAAGTACATCTTCCTGCCCACGGAGCCCTCACGCACCACGAGGTCCCCCGGCTGGAAGACCTCAAAGCGTAGCTTGGTGAGTACAGCTGTGACGAAGCTGGGGTCGGCATGGGCAAACAGCGGCATGTGGGCCACGAGGCCCCGGCAGGTGAAGTTAATGATCtcctgggcaggggaggggcctgTCAGGCTGGCTGTGCCCCCTGCCCCGAGGTGCCCCCTTCGAGCTCATCTGTCTCCAGAAGCCCCACCCCTGGGGTCATGATCTGCCAAAGGATGGGGATGCTTCAGTCGGCCTGGGACTATCTCTAAGCTCCTGCCCTCAGAGCTTTCCCATGAGCCCTTGCAGGACCataacccaccccaccccaacaaaGATTCCTGCAGCCCGTCCTCATGTATACTTCACCCCTCAAAGATCATTAAGGAAGACCTTAACTCCTAAAAGTGCTCCAAAGGCCTGAACTCCCATGGGGCCCTCTGCAGGCCCCACTTGCCGAAGGGGCCCCAGCTGACTAATAGTCCCCACCCTAGAGGTCATCCCAGAAGCCCAGGTCCCTGAAGAGCCTCCCTCCAGGGTCCCGCCCAGTCCCACCTCCCGAAGTGGCTCGCTCAGCTCTCCGAGGATGCTTTCCTCATCAAACATCTTGCCCTGGTAGCGGTGCTCATAGTACTCATGAATGCGCTGCCGTGTGTCAGCCGGCAACTTGTGGAAGGACATGTACTGCTCCACCTGCTTGTACTGGAGAGCCAGCCGATGGCCAgcaggcaagaaaacacagagacATGGAGCcagaacagtgtgtgtgtgggggggggttgTGGAGGAAGGTCATAGACGCAGGCCACACCCAGAGGGTAGAAACATGGAGACAAAAGGATATATGAATGAGGGTGGATACAGGGAGGACAACAGAGCATAGTCACAGGAAAGCCCAGACATGGAGGAGTCCAAGGACAGGTGCATTGGTACAAAGAAAAGGTACACACAGGGGACAAATGGATATGGGGCAAGGCAGGACACAGAGAACCAACAAGGACATGCATCAGAACGGGCTCCAAGTGGAGCCAGCCTCCAGCACCCCTCCCCTTCCTTTTCCTGCCCCTGCTGACCTTCTCCTGGTACTGACGCCGGGAGGAGTCCAGCGACTGGATGAGGGCAGTGGCATGACCGATGAACATGGCGTAGCACGTGGCACCCACGATCATGCTGAGCATGGTGAGCCAGACGTCGGGCATGCCTACAGGTGCCTGCTGCCCGTAGCCAATGCAGAGCATGTGGCTCATGGCCTTGAACAGGGCGTGGGAATACTGGCGGCCCCATGAGTGGTTCTGGGGGGCAGAGTGTATTGCAGAGCTGGGCACAGACCACTCAGAACCTcattctcctcccgccccccacTTTCTCCTTCAGTCCTTCTGTCTGCCCCCTTCTACttcaacctgcctgccaagggaGGCACTTAGGTTTGGTTCTGGAGGGCCCTGTGGCAGAAGGGGCCTCTTTTATAGCATGGGAGCTGCAGCTTCTCCCTAGGTTTCCTTCCCCATATGCTCCCTCCAATACAGGTACTTCTTCCGGGCCTCTTTCCTctcacctccccacctcctcacttCCGTCCTCTCATGGTCATCTCTCCACCGTCTCCCACTTGCCCCCTGTGTTTATCCCTCCTCCTCAGGGAGAAGAGACCTTGGAAGGCCTGGGAAAGGTGGAGCTGTGGGGAGTTCTCACCACCATGTGGTTGATGGAGACCCAGCAGTCAGGAGGGAAGTCTTGCAGCATGGGGACCAGGAACTGCAGACAGCCATCCCAGTGGCACAGCAGCAGCATCATCCCGATGAGGTTGAAAATGCGAACCACAGCACTGGCCAGGTCATAGGTCATGTGAAAGATCTGAGGAGTCCGAGGAGGGGCTGTTGTAGGCAGGAACCTCTCTCTGCCAGGACTTTTCCAGACCTGGCCTTGCAGATTCTCTCTTCAAATTTCTCTCTGGCCCTAGCCCCCGTGAAAGTTCAGACTGTGGCTATAAAACAGCATATATAGCTAAGACAAAGGAGGTTGTATTACTACTCTCATCTCATAGATAGGAAAACTGATGCAAATCATGTGCTCCAAATCACAGCAAGTGCCACGGCAGAAACTCAAAAAGGTCTACTGCACAAGCTGCCCAAGTATAGcctgggaaagaggagagagggcaATTCACAGTGTAACAGCCCCAGGGCGTATATAAGGATTAGTGCCAGAAGCTCTCTTCCcttccaataataataataggtaatCTACTGAGAACTTACTGTGCCAGGCACTTACTACGTGCTTTACAGGTATTAACTTCTTTAACCCTTACAACCTTATCATATTAagtatatttaacattttcattttatagacaaggaaaccaGGTCTCATATAGTAAATAGTAAAATTGGGATCTGACCACAAGCAATGCGACTGCCGAGTTCACACTCTGAACCACTAAATTCTGCTGTtgtcctgaagctgaaactccagcctTCCCCACGCTCTACAATTATTAGCTCCTCTTCTATACCTTCCTCCTGGAGTCTAACTAACCCTCCAGTGTTTGTCCAGCAACTATGCTCCATTCTCCTGCATCACCATTCTCGCATCCTGCAAATCCCATCCCCGAACACTCATTCTGTCCCTGTTTCTCCCCCACCAAACTGGAGACACCCCTCCCTCGGAAGCCCCACTCATCTGCCCCACCCCAGAAAGTTTCCAGAAGCCCCACTCATATTGCTGTCTGGAGAAGTCTGCAAGccccccctgcccacctccccaccccacctcctcccactgGTGTATGTAGCGGATGAGGCGGGAGAGGCGGAGCAGCCGCAGCAGGCTGAGGATCTTGGTGAAACGCACGATGCGCAGGGCCCGCGCTGTTTTGTAGACCTCAGCATCCAGTCGTGGCTCCAGCTCCACCACCAGAAAGATGTAATCCACAGGAAT
This portion of the Cervus canadensis isolate Bull #8, Minnesota chromosome 2, ASM1932006v1, whole genome shotgun sequence genome encodes:
- the HCN3 gene encoding potassium/sodium hyperpolarization-activated cyclic nucleotide-gated channel 3 isoform X1 — protein: MEAEQRPTTGANDGATPGLEAAPPAAPASTTTASGPIPGSRPGPEPKRRHLGTLLQPTVNKFSLRVFGSHKAVEIEQERVKSAGAWIIHPYSDFRFYWDLIMLLLMVGNLIVLPVGITFFKEENSPPWIVFNVLSDTFFLMDLVLNFRTGIVVEEGAEILLAPQAIRTRYLRTWFLVDLISSIPVDYIFLVVELEPRLDAEVYKTARALRIVRFTKILSLLRLLRLSRLIRYIHQWEEIFHMTYDLASAVVRIFNLIGMMLLLCHWDGCLQFLVPMLQDFPPDCWVSINHMVNHSWGRQYSHALFKAMSHMLCIGYGQQAPVGMPDVWLTMLSMIVGATCYAMFIGHATALIQSLDSSRRQYQEKYKQVEQYMSFHKLPADTRQRIHEYYEHRYQGKMFDEESILGELSEPLREEIINFTCRGLVAHMPLFAHADPSFVTAVLTKLRFEVFQPGDLVVREGSVGRKMYFIQHGLLSVLARGARDTRLTDGSYFGEICLLTRGRRTASVRADTYCRLYSLSVDHFNAVLEEFPMMRRAFETVAMDRLRRIGKKNSILQRKRSEPSPGSSGGIMEQHLVQHDRDMARGVQGLAPSTGARLSGKPVLWEPLVHAPLQAAAVTSNVAIALTHQRGPLPLSPDSPVTLLARSARRSAGAGSPASPLVPVRAGPLARGPWASTSRLPAPPARTLHASLSRAGRSQVSLLGPPPGGGGRRLGPRGRPLSASQPSLPQRAAGDGSPGRKGSGSERLPPSGLLTKPPGTAQLPRPPVPEPATPRGPQLSANM
- the HCN3 gene encoding potassium/sodium hyperpolarization-activated cyclic nucleotide-gated channel 3 isoform X2, yielding MEAEQRPTTGANDGATPGLEAAPPAAPASTTTASGPIPGSRPGPEPKRRHLGTLLQPTVNKFSLRVFGSHKAVEIEQERVKSAGAWIIHPYSDFRFYWDLIMLLLMVGNLIVLPVGITFFKEENSPPWIVFNVLSDTFFLMDLVLNFRTGIVVEEGAEILLAPQAIRTRYLRTWFLVDLISSIPVDYIFLVVELEPRLDAEVYKTARALRIVRFTKILSLLRLLRLSRLIRYIHQWEEIFHMTYDLASAVVRIFNLIGMMLLLCHWDGCLQFLVPMLQDFPPDCWVSINHMVYKQVEQYMSFHKLPADTRQRIHEYYEHRYQGKMFDEESILGELSEPLREEIINFTCRGLVAHMPLFAHADPSFVTAVLTKLRFEVFQPGDLVVREGSVGRKMYFIQHGLLSVLARGARDTRLTDGSYFGEICLLTRGRRTASVRADTYCRLYSLSVDHFNAVLEEFPMMRRAFETVAMDRLRRIGKKNSILQRKRSEPSPGSSGGIMEQHLVQHDRDMARGVQGLAPSTGARLSGKPVLWEPLVHAPLQAAAVTSNVAIALTHQRGPLPLSPDSPVTLLARSARRSAGAGSPASPLVPVRAGPLARGPWASTSRLPAPPARTLHASLSRAGRSQVSLLGPPPGGGGRRLGPRGRPLSASQPSLPQRAAGDGSPGRKGSGSERLPPSGLLTKPPGTAQLPRPPVPEPATPRGPQLSANM